CATTTTCATATCAAGATCTTTGATCAGTGCTGGCCTGGAAAATGGAACAGCACTCCTGCGCTTAACAAACCTAAATGCGTATTGACGCTTGTTTCGCCGGGCCTGTAATCCTTGTTTTTGCCCAGGTTGTGATACCAGTCTGCATTGATAAAAACGGCGTGGCGCGGACCTTCCAATATCGTTACACCTATTCCACCGGTTACACCAAACCCAAAGCTCTTATCCGAACAGGTCCCGCAATTCTTCACTGTTGCGCTTCCATTCGTTTGGCGGATCTTTAATCCGCCGGCCCCCACCTGCATGACCCCAAATGCGCCGAGGGAAACTCCAATCCGCACCGGACCCGCCTTTTGGGAAGCCATAAAAGTTAAAGGTAAAAGCAGCTGGGATTGTGTGCCTTTAATGCTGATTACTTCATCCGTCGGCACCGAGACACCGTATCCTACCTGCGTATAGAGCGCCTGAATCTGTACCCCCAATGCCTTTTTATGAAAACCAACGGTAACGCCACCGCCGTATGCCGATTCGGATCCAGTAACCAGTCCCGCTGATTCAGGAGTAAAAGACAGACCTGCGCCGATTCCTGCACCGGCATACAAGCCACTTTTATCCCAGAATTTCCCTTCCATTTTCTGCTTGCTGACGATCAGATCGGTTGGTTTTCTGGCTTTCGTACTTGCAGGTGCAGGGGAATTTATTTCCTCAACCTCACCATTATTCCAGACGATCTTCCAAACTTCTTTCTTCGGAACGGCGTATAATGGCCCCTTCGGATCGCTTATTTTCTTGTAGGCAATGTCTGTTTTATTCACCTCCTCAATCAGCACCTCCATGATCGTCCGGTCAATTTTAAAGATTTTGTCGGGCTTACGTGCCGGCGTTTGCGCAATCGAGCTACCACATATTAGGATCGAAAACAACAGAATGATATGCCGTGGTAAACGATTGTACATGGCTGCTTGAAGTTTAGGTAAAAAGGAAACCCTGCATTTTTGACAAGCCAAAAATAGGCTGGTCAAAACTGGCAATCAATACGTCAATTGACGTATATTTTGCTGGCTAAACTGCTCTTTATACTGCTAGCCGGAAATCGAAAGGCCGTTCCATAATCCGGGTCTGTACATGCAAGTGAAGCCGCACTAACCGTTGTAAAATAACTTGCGGAAATCCAAGTAGATAATGAACAACAATCGTATTTTTATACAATTTCGGATACCCCGTTCGTATCACGGCATTGTAAAATACTATCTTCTATGGCAAAATATTCCTTTACCTATCATCAGGAAATAGGCCACCAGGGACAAAGCTTAGTCCCGCATTTTCCGGGAGGCAGATCTGGCGTTACCATCGGACCAGGTTACGACATGGGACATCGCACACCTCAGGAAATTTACGCGGACCTTACTGCCGCAGGTATCGATCCGGAGACCGCATATGCATTTATAGACGCCGCTGAAAAAACGGGCCATGAAGCCGCGAGCTGGGTAGCTGAACGCGGCGGGATTTTTATTACCGAGCAACAACAGCGAAGCCTTTTCGAGCATGTTCTTGTCCCGGAATATGAACAAAGGACAATGGATCAGATTGCCAGCTTCGTTAACACACATCCTGAGGCGGTGCCGGAAAATATTGATTGGGAAACCTTGTCTGCCAGACAAAAGGGGATCCTTTTCGACTATGTATACAATACCGGTTCGCTGGCAAGGTTCCCCGAATTGACTACGGCTGTGTTAAATGAAGACTGGGAAACAGTTTCGATGCATTACGAGCGCTTCTCAGACGATCAGCCGCTGGTTTATAGAAATGAAATGTTCTACCGCGAATTTCTTGATCCGGAGTATATTCATGAAAATGAAGAAGTTAAAAATAGGAACGACCTGCCGGCTGAAGAAGACAAGCTTCTCGACCAGCAAATAAGTGAGCTGTATTCCGAAGACGATATCAGCGATAACACGGACAACGCGCAGGCAAAAGATTCCGGCGAATGGTACGAGCACATTTGAAACGACCCAAACTGTCTAAAGAAGTTGATATACTGTTAAAAAGTTGATCAGCTCCATGGTATCACCCATATCCAGCTTTTTGAGCATGTTTTGTCTATGTGTGTTGACAGTGTGTGTACTGATAAAAAGCTTTTTCGCAATGTCTTCGCTTGTAAGCTTTTTACCTATCAGTCTCGCAATTTCACGTTCGCGATCACTAAGGCTTTCAAGTTTCCTGGAAATACCTGTTTCATTATTTACTTCATAAATCAGATTTTCGGAGCCGTGCGTGAGGTGTAAGTGCTGCCGTCCGTCACGCTTTAAATGTGTGATATCCGAAATCAGCGCAAGTAAAAAAGATATATTACCTAATGTATCGCGCTTCAATGCAACTCCCTGATGCATGATCCTGGTTAAACTCCCATCTGGCCGGACCATTCTGAAATCGAATAATGATTTGAATGAAAGGACCTTTTGATCATCCAGTTTACAGACGTAATCAGTCGTCATAGCCGACATGATTTCAAATCCAATGTAGTCCGAGGGGAGAATTTTGGAAAGAAAAAACCGTACCCCTTCCTGCATCAAAATCTCGTTTTTCCATCCAATAACCTGTTCAGCGTCTCCCAGGCAGCAAAGGTAGCGCATGGTCTGAATGTCGATAATGGCTACGGACGAGTTCCGAAGGTTAAGGGTGTCAATCAGTAATGGCGTTTCTCTTAAATATCCTTCTATTTCTTTTACTTCTGATTGGAGTATATCTGATCTCCATATTTTCCTGATTGTGGTTAAGTCAAAAGTAACTGACTGAGTATCGTTCATCGTATTAGTAAGGGTTTCTCCTAAATTACTGAATGATCAGTATTGCAGCAATTAAATAGTTAAATGAAATTTGATAAACGTAACTCCTCCTACCTTATGACCAACGTCTCCTTTCTTCATGATTATCCCTTGCATACCGTCACAAAAACCATTCCATCGACCAGCGAAAAGCATGTCGAACTTGACAGACACACCAACACAGCCGTCAAATTTTTGTCTCAGGAAAGCGCGTTACTGCATTCCCAACTAAAAACTCAGCGTGAACGCATTGCGAGGGATTTGCATGACGGTATAGGATCGCAGTTGACACACATTATCTCCCGACTCGACATCATGGCCTTCAACAACCAGGTGAAGCCCAACCAGCTGGCCGACCTGCGCGACTTTACAAGTGAAACCTTTCAACAGCTAAGGGAGACGATCTGGGTACTCAATCA
This Dyadobacter sp. UC 10 DNA region includes the following protein-coding sequences:
- a CDS encoding pesticin C-terminus-like muramidase, which codes for MAKYSFTYHQEIGHQGQSLVPHFPGGRSGVTIGPGYDMGHRTPQEIYADLTAAGIDPETAYAFIDAAEKTGHEAASWVAERGGIFITEQQQRSLFEHVLVPEYEQRTMDQIASFVNTHPEAVPENIDWETLSARQKGILFDYVYNTGSLARFPELTTAVLNEDWETVSMHYERFSDDQPLVYRNEMFYREFLDPEYIHENEEVKNRNDLPAEEDKLLDQQISELYSEDDISDNTDNAQAKDSGEWYEHI
- a CDS encoding helix-turn-helix transcriptional regulator — protein: MNDTQSVTFDLTTIRKIWRSDILQSEVKEIEGYLRETPLLIDTLNLRNSSVAIIDIQTMRYLCCLGDAEQVIGWKNEILMQEGVRFFLSKILPSDYIGFEIMSAMTTDYVCKLDDQKVLSFKSLFDFRMVRPDGSLTRIMHQGVALKRDTLGNISFLLALISDITHLKRDGRQHLHLTHGSENLIYEVNNETGISRKLESLSDREREIARLIGKKLTSEDIAKKLFISTHTVNTHRQNMLKKLDMGDTMELINFLTVYQLL